In Fusarium verticillioides 7600 chromosome 4, whole genome shotgun sequence, the following proteins share a genomic window:
- a CDS encoding gelsolin: MFSPLGAISRKENIFTLVPREGLCLFQNCKGLKTLWTRPALQYYYTFLQPIHSKAITNMAPNRGLVHPKEYDIKDSNVELIGSDIDHQVKYNSALTEPAWNDGKVGIEPGLFIWRIEQFEVIPWPREKYGQFCDGDSFIVLFSEPIGSNDGTEKLVHDIFFWLGKHTSQDEAGTAAYKTVELDEFLKGSATQHREIQEAPSDDFLALFPRISIRSGGVESGFRHVEEEEEPKQTLTLLRVFKNPAAGANGVVVHEVEPTWTSLDDTDVFVLDVGDKIWVWQGKDCSPMEKAKAAQIVHDMTVAKHPEVEVIAQTESRSRRIVDFLGGDDETPREGFHCRKPFTPRTTNKASKKLFRLSDASGQLSFGLVKEAERILHDDLESDDVFLLDDGGRAIWVWQGSGSSAAEKKSWLKAAQAYVRHLQAESGNEDAYLTPVAKVVEGGESRAFTRALAA; encoded by the coding sequence ATGTTCTCCCCGCTTGGAGCAATCTCACGTAAAGAGAACATCTTTACCTTAGTACCAAGGGAGGGACTTTGCTTGTTTCAGAATTGCAAAGGCCTCAAAACATTGTGGACAAGACCTGCATTACAGTATTACTACACATTCTTACAACCCATTCACTCTAAAGCCATAACAAATATGGCACCGAATCGAGGTCTCGTTCATCCAAAAGAATATGATATCAAGGATAGCAACGTGGAGCTGATCGGGTCTGATATTGACCATCAAGTCAAGTACAATTCAGCGCTCACGGAGCCAGCTTGGAATGATGGCAAAGTTGGCATCGAGCCTGGGCTATTTATCTGGCGCATTGAGCAATTCGAGGTCATTCCTTGGCCAAGGGAAAAGTACGGCCAGTTCTGTGATGGCGATAGCTTTATCGTACTCTTCTCGGAGCCGATTGGCAGTAATGATGGTACCGAGAAGCTCGTTCACGACATCTTCTTTTGGCTGGGAAAGCACACGTCACAGGATGAAGCGGGAACCGCAGCGTACAAGACTGTCGAATTGGATGAGTTCCTCAAAGGCTCGGCAACCCAGCACCGAGAGATTCAAGAGGCGCCTTCAGACGACTTTCTAGCACTGTTCCCACGAATTTCAATCCGGTCTGGCGGAGTTGAGTCTGGGTTCAGACacgtggaagaagaagaggaaccaAAGCAGACGCTCACCTTGCTGCGTGTGTTTAAGAACCCAGCTGCTGGCGCCAACGGGGTTGTTGTTCACGAAGTCGAGCCCACCTGGACAAGCCTAGACGACACTGATGTCTTTGTTTTGGATGTTGGCGACAAGATCTGGGTGTGGCAGGGCAAGGATTGCAGTCCAATggagaaggcaaaggcagcTCAGATCGTCCACGACATGACTGTCGCTAAACACCCAGAGGTCGAAGTTATTGCGCAGACTGAGTCCCGCTCGCGACGAATTGTCGATTTTCTTGGCGGCGATGACGAAACACCCCGCGAAGGTTTCCACTGCAGGAAACCCTTTACTCCTCGTACCACTAACAAAGCGTCCAAGAAGCTATTTAGACTGAGCGACGCATCAGGACAGCTGTCGTTCGGTCTCGTCAAGGAAGCCGAACGCATACTGCATGACGATCTAGAGAGCgacgatgttttcttgcttgatgatggtggaagaGCTATTTGGGTCTGGCAGGGAAGCGGATCGAgcgctgctgagaagaagagctggctCAAGGCTGCACAGGCATATGTGCGGCACCTGCAGGCAGAGAGTGGGAATGAAGATGCGTATCTTACGCCAGTGGCtaaggttgttgaaggtggCGAAAGTCGGGCCTTTACAAGAGCTCTTGCTGCATGA